A window from Citrus sinensis cultivar Valencia sweet orange chromosome 5, DVS_A1.0, whole genome shotgun sequence encodes these proteins:
- the LOC102609798 gene encoding uncharacterized protein LOC102609798 isoform X1 → MSMPHILNYVTHSMVERYLDHRYNCHKHFKKYATPSEARQHAYKNISQQDWDWLCNHFESDKFKEKVRKNVDNRKKLKYNHRGGSLSFPGHREKKRKAIGEQPNEIELFYITHFSIKKGWSNVEAQYDYEKMKEMEQEPIAKDGTPLSPKEIVDLVVDKNFRGFGFRPTLPTSRSRISSQVENEMQGIIDSQAKELESTRNELESTCTELGKTCDELKKCQTELTDTRAIVNKQQEHVNKQQERLDRIEKFFFTAPYLIT, encoded by the exons atGTCAATGCCACACATACTCAACTATGTGACTCATTCTATGGTTGAGCGATATTTAGATCATAGATATAATTGTCACAAACACTTCAAAAAGTATGCAACACCATCTGAAGCACGTCAACatgcatataaaaatatctctCAACAAGATTGGGACTGGTTATGTAATCACTTTGAGAGTGACAAGTTCAAG gaaaaagtaagaaaaaatgttGATAATCGCAAAAAACTCAAGTACAATCACCGAGGTGGATCATTGTCATTTCCTGGCCATCgtgaaaaaaaa AGGAAAGCCATTGGAGAGCAACCTAATGAGATTGAACTCTTTTATATCACACATTTTAGCATCAAGAAAGGTTGGAGCAATGTAGAAGCACAATATGACTAT gaaaagatgaaagaaatggaACAAGAACCTATTGCTAAAGATGGTACACCTTTGTCACCTAAAGAAATTGTTGACCTTGTTGTTGACAAGAACTTTAGAGGCTTTGGATTTAGGCCTACACTACCTACTTCTAGATCTAGAATATCATCACAGGtagaaaatgaaatgcaagGGATCATTGATAGTCAAGCAAAAGAGTTAGAGAGCACACGTAATGAATTAGAAAGTACTTGCACTGAGTTGGGTAAGACATGTGATGAGTTGAAAAAATGCCAAACTGAATTAACTGATACACGTGCGATAGTTAATAAGCAGCAGGAGCACGTGAATAAGCAACAAGAGCGCTTGGATCGTATTGAGAAATTCTTTTTCACTGCCCCTTATTTGATTACCTGA
- the LOC102609798 gene encoding uncharacterized protein LOC102609798 isoform X2: protein MSMPHILNYVTHSMVERYLDHRYNCHKHFKKYATPSEARQHAYKNISQQDWDWLCNHFESDKFKRKAIGEQPNEIELFYITHFSIKKGWSNVEAQYDYEKMKEMEQEPIAKDGTPLSPKEIVDLVVDKNFRGFGFRPTLPTSRSRISSQVENEMQGIIDSQAKELESTRNELESTCTELGKTCDELKKCQTELTDTRAIVNKQQEHVNKQQERLDRIEKFFFTAPYLIT, encoded by the exons atGTCAATGCCACACATACTCAACTATGTGACTCATTCTATGGTTGAGCGATATTTAGATCATAGATATAATTGTCACAAACACTTCAAAAAGTATGCAACACCATCTGAAGCACGTCAACatgcatataaaaatatctctCAACAAGATTGGGACTGGTTATGTAATCACTTTGAGAGTGACAAGTTCAAG AGGAAAGCCATTGGAGAGCAACCTAATGAGATTGAACTCTTTTATATCACACATTTTAGCATCAAGAAAGGTTGGAGCAATGTAGAAGCACAATATGACTAT gaaaagatgaaagaaatggaACAAGAACCTATTGCTAAAGATGGTACACCTTTGTCACCTAAAGAAATTGTTGACCTTGTTGTTGACAAGAACTTTAGAGGCTTTGGATTTAGGCCTACACTACCTACTTCTAGATCTAGAATATCATCACAGGtagaaaatgaaatgcaagGGATCATTGATAGTCAAGCAAAAGAGTTAGAGAGCACACGTAATGAATTAGAAAGTACTTGCACTGAGTTGGGTAAGACATGTGATGAGTTGAAAAAATGCCAAACTGAATTAACTGATACACGTGCGATAGTTAATAAGCAGCAGGAGCACGTGAATAAGCAACAAGAGCGCTTGGATCGTATTGAGAAATTCTTTTTCACTGCCCCTTATTTGATTACCTGA